GGCGCCGATGCCCGAGAAGTCGTCCGTGCCGTCGGCGGCGTGCAGCGCCTGGTCGACGTCGCGCTGGTTGCCGGCGTGGACCTCGCCGACGAGCCGCGGGATCGCGTCCTCGCGGGCGTTGGCGATGGCTTCCCCTGCGGGCAGTTCGATCGCCTCGTACTCGCCGGTGCTGGCCCCGCTGGGCGCCTTGCCGCGGCCGAACCCGCCCGATTCTGTCAGGACGTCGGCCTCGACGGTGGCGTTGCCGCGGGAGTCGAGCACTCTGCGCAGCCGGACGTCTGTGATGAGCGTCACTGGTGGTCACCTCGGCGGACGGTGAAGGGGAGAACCCCGGAGTCGTACTCCTCGGCCGCGATGAGGATGGGCTGGGTCTGCTCCGTGTCGATCAGCACCGGTGCGCCGTGGGCCACCTGCAGCGCTCGCGCCCCCAGGATCCGCGCCTTCTCGTAGCGGTTCTCCTGCGCCATCATTGATAGGGTGCCACGATGTCGACGAGGTCCTTGTGCGAGACGAGCATCCGGCGACAGCAGTGCCGCTCGACGCCCAGCTCGTCGAGGACCTTCTCCGGGTCCTCGGGATCGTCGGTCTCGCGCGTGCGAGCCTTGAACTCCTCCCAGTGCTCACCGACCACGTTGCCGCAGGTGAAACACCGGACCGGTACCATCATGCTAGATCACCTGTAGGACTTCTGGTAGCGGGCCCGAGCGCCGGGGCCGCCCCACTTCTTGGACTCGGACTGGCGGACGTCGTTGACCAGCAGCGAGCGGTCGAACTCCATGTACGCGTCGCGGAGTTCGGCGTCGTTGGTGTGGTCGACCAGGCCGCGGGCGATGGCGGTGCGGGCCGCGTCGGCCTGGCCCATGACGCCGCCGCCCTCGACGGTGACCTCGACGTCGACCTGCTCGCGCAGCTCGTCGTCGGCGATGCGGAACGGCTCCAGCATCTTGAGCTGCGCCAGCTCCGGATCGACCAGCTCGACGGGCTGGGAGTCGACGCGCACGCGGCCCTCGCCGTCGCGGATCGTCGCGCGGGCGATGGCCGTCTTCTTCTTGCCTGAGGTGTTCGTTACCATGTGACGTTCGCTCCGATTGATTCGCTGACGTCTCCGAGGGAGACGAACTTGATGTTCGACAGGCGGTCCAGCGACGTGTCCTCGAGCACCTCGCCCTCCTCGTTGAGCGGATTGCCGACGTAGACGCGGACGTTCGAGAGCGCCTCGCGCCCGCGGGGCTTCTTGTGCGGGAGCATGCCGCGGACGGACCGCTTCATGATGCCGTCGGGTCGCCGCGGGTAGTTCGGCCCCTGATCGGAGCCGACGTCCCGCCGCTTCTGGAACTTCTCGACGATCTGGTTCTCCCGACCGGTGATGACCGCGCGCTCGGCGTTGATCACGGCCACGCGCTCGCCGTCGAGCGCGCGCTCCGCGACCTGCGATGCGACGCGGCCGAGGATGCAGTCGCGGGCGTCGACGACGACGTCCGCCTCGAACTCTGCTGCGTTCATCGGATCACCCGTACGTCGGACCCTTCGGGGTTGTTGTCGATTACCTGTTCGAGCGATACGGCGTCTCCGACCTGGTCGATCTTCTTCTCGGCGGTGCCGGAGAAGTCGACGGCTGCGACGGTGACGTCCTTCTGCAGGACGCCGGAACCGAGCACCTTGCCCGGCACGACGACGGTTTCATCCTCCCGGGCGTACCGTTCGATCTGGCCCAGGTTGACTTCCGCGTGCGTGCGCCGGGGCTTTTCGAGCCGCTCGGCGATGTCGCCCCAGACGTCGCCACCCGAGTTGCGGGCGGCGGACTTCAGGTCGGCGATGAGACTACTGAGTCTCGGATTTGTCTTGCTCATAACCTACCTCCTGTGAGAAAATGCAGGGAGCAGGATTTGAACCTGCGGACCCCTACGGGACAGCGCCCTGAACGCTGCGCCGTTGGCCTGACTTGGCTATCCCTGCTCGCATTATGTCGTATTTGTTGGCCCCTAAAACCGCTTTCGATCCTCGCGCTGTCAGGGACGAGGGTTGCGGTCATCGGAGTCGCGGTTGGGGCTGGGGTCATCTTACAGTTGGACTGCGTCGCGCAGTTCGTCCGCGCGGTCGCGAATCGTCTCGACCGCGCGGAGGGTCAGTTCTTCGACGGTGAAGGAGCCGTCCGTCTCGACGTGGAACACGAACGCGTTCTCGACGTCGGTGACTGCCAGCTCCTTCTCGGGGTAGCGGTTCGTGAGGTCGTTGTCGAACTCGTCAGTCAACACGAGGTCGCCGTTCTCGGCGTCCGGGTCGACCTCGGGGTCGACGTGTTCGGCCGCCTGCTCCTCGATGACGCCCCGCAGGATCTGCGGCTCGTCGTCGCCGAATTCGCCCGCGTCCCCGACGACCTCCACCGTCTGGAGGTGCCGGTAGCCGACGGCCACGCCGCCCTGGTGTTTGGCGTGTTCGCGGCCGCGGTCGAGGACGGCGTCGGCCTCGACCTCGAGGCGCTGGCCGTCCTTCAGGTCGATGATCGGGACGTTGTCGTCGGCCGGCTCGACGAGCGGGTCGTTGCTGACGATGTCGCCCGAGTAGGCGGTCTCGGGACCTTCGACGTCGAGCGAGAGGGTCACCTCGTCGCCGACCTCGAAGTCGTCCAGATCCGTCGTCAGCGGGACGAGTCCGAGGCGCAGGCCGATCTGCTCGTCGAACATCACGCTCGAGTTCTCGATGACGCGGACGGTGTCGACGCTGAAGGTCGGCACGTCCGCGATCATCGCCCGGCGGATGCCGTTGGCGAACGCGGGGGTGATCCCGCGAACGAGGAACCGGGCGGCCCGGTCCGAGCGTTCGACGAACTCAACCTCGTAGTCACCTGGCATGGGTTAGAAGCCCGCGTTCTTGGGGCCGCGAGTGCCGTCGTGGGGGATCGGCGTGACGTCCTCGATGCGGCCGATCTCGAGGCCGGCGCGAGCCAGCGCGCGGATCGTCGCCTGCGCGCCCGGCCCGGGGGACTTCTGCTGGTTCCCGCCGGGGCCGCGGACGCGGACGTGGACGCCCTCGACGCCTGCCTCCTGGGCCTTCTCGGCGACGACCTCGGCCATCTGCATCGCGGCGTACGGCGAGGCCTCGTCGCGGTTCTGCTTGACGACCGTCCCGCCGGAGCTCTTCGCGAGCGTCTCCGCGCCGGTCTGGTCGGTGATCGTGATGATCGTGTTGTTGAACGATGCGTGCACGTGGGCGATGCCCCACACTCCGTCCTCTGATTCGCTCATTCTTGTGCCTCCGCGCGTTCGGGATGGAGTTCGTCAGCGATCGGACTGTTCGGATCGAAGCCGACGGCGTCCTCCTCGGCCACTTCGACCTTCCGCGAGGGGACGGAGACCCGCGCGTCGTCCACGACGATGTGGCCGTGGTTGACGAACTGGCGGGCCTGCTCGGGCGTGTTCGCGTAGCCCTTGCGGTAGACGACCGTCTGGAGACGGCGCTCCAGGACGTCGGTCACGTCCAGGGACAGCACGTCGTCCAGCGAGTCGTTCTCGTTGAGGATGCCATAGCGCTTGAGCCGAGCGAGGAACTCCTCGGCCTCGTCGGCGGCGCCCTCGCCCTCGGCGCGGCCGAGGAGCTGTCGGGCCTCGCGGCGGTAGCCACGAAGCTCGGACTGAGCG
This genomic interval from Halomicrobium urmianum contains the following:
- a CDS encoding DNA-directed RNA polymerase subunit K; its protein translation is MMAQENRYEKARILGARALQVAHGAPVLIDTEQTQPILIAAEEYDSGVLPFTVRRGDHQ
- a CDS encoding DNA-directed RNA polymerase subunit N — its product is MMVPVRCFTCGNVVGEHWEEFKARTRETDDPEDPEKVLDELGVERHCCRRMLVSHKDLVDIVAPYQ
- a CDS encoding 30S ribosomal protein S9, translated to MVTNTSGKKKTAIARATIRDGEGRVRVDSQPVELVDPELAQLKMLEPFRIADDELREQVDVEVTVEGGGVMGQADAARTAIARGLVDHTNDAELRDAYMEFDRSLLVNDVRQSESKKWGGPGARARYQKSYR
- a CDS encoding 50S ribosomal protein L13; this encodes MNAAEFEADVVVDARDCILGRVASQVAERALDGERVAVINAERAVITGRENQIVEKFQKRRDVGSDQGPNYPRRPDGIMKRSVRGMLPHKKPRGREALSNVRVYVGNPLNEEGEVLEDTSLDRLSNIKFVSLGDVSESIGANVTW
- a CDS encoding 50S ribosomal protein L18e — protein: MSKTNPRLSSLIADLKSAARNSGGDVWGDIAERLEKPRRTHAEVNLGQIERYAREDETVVVPGKVLGSGVLQKDVTVAAVDFSGTAEKKIDQVGDAVSLEQVIDNNPEGSDVRVIR
- a CDS encoding DNA-directed RNA polymerase subunit D; amino-acid sequence: MPGDYEVEFVERSDRAARFLVRGITPAFANGIRRAMIADVPTFSVDTVRVIENSSVMFDEQIGLRLGLVPLTTDLDDFEVGDEVTLSLDVEGPETAYSGDIVSNDPLVEPADDNVPIIDLKDGQRLEVEADAVLDRGREHAKHQGGVAVGYRHLQTVEVVGDAGEFGDDEPQILRGVIEEQAAEHVDPEVDPDAENGDLVLTDEFDNDLTNRYPEKELAVTDVENAFVFHVETDGSFTVEELTLRAVETIRDRADELRDAVQL
- a CDS encoding 30S ribosomal protein S11, with the translated sequence MSESEDGVWGIAHVHASFNNTIITITDQTGAETLAKSSGGTVVKQNRDEASPYAAMQMAEVVAEKAQEAGVEGVHVRVRGPGGNQQKSPGPGAQATIRALARAGLEIGRIEDVTPIPHDGTRGPKNAGF
- a CDS encoding 30S ribosomal protein S4, translating into MALGSNTKFFETPNHPYQGERIADESNLIGRYGLKNKQELWRAQSELRGYRREARQLLGRAEGEGAADEAEEFLARLKRYGILNENDSLDDVLSLDVTDVLERRLQTVVYRKGYANTPEQARQFVNHGHIVVDDARVSVPSRKVEVAEEDAVGFDPNSPIADELHPERAEAQE